One Pirellulales bacterium genomic window, GCTACGCTGGCGTCGGTGAGTTCCAGATGCCCCAAGCGGTGAATGAGCGCGCACTCAATGATGGGCCAACGACGGCGCGCCTCGGCCTCTAGCTCGGCCAGTTTTTGCCGCGCCATATCGGGATAGCACTCGTAGTCGAGCGACGCGGTGCGGCGTCCGGCGGTCATCTCGCGGACGACGCCGAGAAACAACACCACGGCGCCCGCCAGGTTGGATTCGACCAGCCGCAACGCGCGTTGACAGTCGATGGTTTCGGTCGTCAGTTCAATCATGGTGTCGCGATCCACCTCGATAGCTATTGTCTCAAATACTACGCGCCATTCCCACGGGCGGTATGGGGGAAAATCAGCCGCCGCTCACTGGCGGAATACAGGCAATATCGCTGTCGGGGCCAACGGGACAGTCGTCGCGGGCGTAATCGGCGTTTACGGCGATGAACATGTTGCCGAGCAGGCTGGCCAAGGGGGGGACGGCCTGTGCGAGCGCGGCGCGCACATCGGCCACCGTGGCGGCGGCGGGAACCTCCAACGGCAATAGGTCGCTGCCGGCCAATTGACGAGCGACGGCAAAGAGTTTGACGTGGACGATCATAGGGCGACTGGTTAGCGGCCGCGCTGGGCCAGCACTCCCGATAGTTGAGGCATCAATCCGTAGGCGTAAGCCATTATTTTCAGTGGGTGCATCGTGGGCTTATCGACCGCCTGCTCCATTTGCAACTTGCAGGCGCTACATTCGGTGGAGCCCGCTTGCAGGCCGCCTTGTCGCAGGCTGTTCATCAGGTCGAGTCCCGCGCGCAGGCTGGTGCGATAGTTGGCGCGCTGCAGGCCGTAGACGCCAGCCATGCCGGAGCAACCTTTGTCGAGGCTGGCCACGCGCAGTCCGGGGATGAGCCGCAAGAGATTCTCGCCAGGGTTGCCGACCTGCAGCGCCTTTTCGTGACAGGGGAGGTGATAACCGAGCGTCATGCTGAGGGGGGAGAAGTCGAGCGCCAACTTGCCAGAGCGGTGCATGCGCCACAGATAGGCGCAGGCCTCGCTGGAGTTTTGCGCAACCAGCAAGGCGTCTTCGTCGTCGAGCAGATTGGCGTATTCGCAGGCCAGGCAGAGCGCGGCCGAGGGCTCGGTGGCGATAATGTGATAACCCTGCCGGATGGCGTCGGCGAGCAGGCGGACGTTGTGACGAGCGATTTTTCTGGCCGCTTCGACCGCGCCCACCGCGATGAGCGGCATGCCGCTGGCGCGCTGTTCGGGATGGACATACACGGCCACGGCGTTGTGCTCGAGCACGGCGACGAGGGCATCGCCCAATTGGGGATCGTGATAGTTGGCGAAGGTGTCGACGAAGTAGAGCACCTTGGGACCAGAGCGGCGCGTGGGCCGGGTGAGTTTGCGGCGGCGCGCGCGATACATAAAACTGCGTCCGGCGAAGCGCGGCAACTTGCGCCCTTGCGCCACGCCAAAGAGCTTTTCGCCCAACCAGCGAGCGCGGCGGCTGTTTAAAAGCGGATTGGCCAACGGCGCCAGCGCGCTGCCAATGCGGCTGACCAGATCGACGTGGGCCAAGACCCACTCCGAAAAGTTCAGTCCGTGGCTGGCGACGTGGGCGGCCTTGGCTTCGAGCATCAAGCGCGGGATATCGACGCCGGCCGGGCACTCGGAATGGCACTGATGGCAATGGACGCAGAGATCGGCGATTTCTTTGAAGTCGTCGCCGGTGGCGGCGTCGGCCGCGAGATCGCCGGTGAGCAGTCCGCGCATGAGATTGGCCTTGGCGCGCGGCGAGGCCGCCTCGGCCGGCGCGGCGCGAAAGATTGGGCACATGCGCAGATTTGGCGCCTGCGAGCGACAGGCGCCGCAGCCATTGCAACTGGCCACGGTGTCTTCCAAGAGCGTGCCGGGCCAATGCAGTTGCAGTTCGTACGCGGGGCGCTGCGGATCGACGGTTTCGCCCTCTGGCGGCGAGAGGGCGGGGGAGGTGATGGGCGGCCGCAGGTTCTTGGTCATCAGGTCGGGGTCGTCGCCGATGACCTTGCCGGGATTGAGGAGATTGTGAGGATCGAAGATCTGCTTGACCTGCTTGAACACGTCGTAGAGCGGGCCGAACTGGCGCTGGACAAACGGGGTGCGGCTGAGGCCGTCGCCATGTTCGCCGCTGATGGTGCCGCCCACCGAGAAGACCAGTTCGTAGAGATCGCCAGCCAAGCGCTGCATGCGCAAGACGCCGTCGGCCTCTTGCAGATCGAGGAACGGGCGCACATGCAATTGCCCGTGCCCCGCATGCCCAAACAGGGCAGCGGTGACGTGATGGCGTTTGAGGACGTTTTGCATGTCGATGAGGAACGTGGGGAGCGACTCGGGGGGCACCGCGATGTCTTCGATAAACGGCACCGCGCGGATGGAACCGCGCATGCGATGCAAGGTGGGCGTCACCTGTTGCGCGAGTCGCCAAAAGAGATCGACTTCGGCCATGTCGAGCGCTTGGCGCGCCTCGAAGGCGAGGTGTTTGGAGGTACGAACATGATCGACGACGCGGCGCAAGTTGTCGCGCACCTGGGCGGCGTCGTCGCCTTGCTGCTCGACGAGCAGCAGGGCTTCGGCGTCGGTCGGGATCAGTCGGTCGAAGCGGGGCTCGTTCTCGCGCGCTAAACTGAGGTGGCGACGATCCATCAGGTCGCAAGCGCTGGGCTGGAACGGCAGTATTTCCAACACGGCCCGCGAGGCGCTTTCCAGACGATCGAAAAAGAGCAGCGCCACGCCGCGATAGCGAGGACGTGGCACGGTGGCGAGGGTCATCTCGGTAATCAGCGCCAGCGTGCCCTCGGACCCGGTGAGCAACTTGGCGACATCGATCGAATCGGGCTGCAAGGCCTCGGCCAAGGCGTAGCCCGAACGGTTGAGGCGGCTATCGGGCTGGCGGGCGTGAATCAGTTCGCTCTCGCGCCACAAGAGCAGCCGGAGTTGCTCGATTAGCGCATGCTTTTGAGGAAACGCGGGATCAACGACCGCCGGAAGGGGCTCGTTGCCAAGTTCGAGCAGCGTGCCATCGGCCAGCACGACTTGCAGGCTGCGGACATGGCGTCGCGCCGATCCATAACGCAGCCAATGGCTGCCGGCGGCGTCGATGGCGACCACGCTGCCCATGGTGGTGGTTTGGATGGTGGCGGGATCGGGACCGAAGAGACGCCCGTCGCGCTGGAGTTGTGAGTTGAGTCTTTCCAGCACCACGCCGGGCTGCACGCGGACCGAGTCTTCTTCGACGCGGATGATCTTGCGCATGTGCTTGGAGAAGTCGAGCACCAGGCCCGGGCCGAGCGACTCGCCGGCCAAGCCAGTGCCGGCGCCGCGGGCATGTAGGGGGATTTGCTGGGCGGCGGCGTATTTGACGGCGGCGATGACATCGTCGGCCGAGCGGGGCATGACGACGGCCAGCGGGCGGATTTGATAGAGACTGGCGTCGGTGGCGTAGAGCTGGAGAAAGACGTCGTCAGCACGCACATCGCCGGCGAGCAGCCCCCGCAGGTCGTCTTGAATGCGAGCGCGCTGTTCGTCCATCAGATGTCGCTTGTCGACGGCCGCTGGCGCGGCTTGGGGAGATCAACTCGAAACGGAGGTCACCTCTGGCTGGCGATACTCGGCGAGGCGGGCGGCTTGCTGACGGTGGCGTTCGTGCGTTTCGAGATTGAAGTTGCCATGCTCATCGCTCGCGGAAACGCCGCGATAATGGGCGTTGCAGCGGTAACAAACCAGGACGCCGCCCACCAGCATATAGAGCACGACATCGACCAGCGCCGTGAGGAACAAGATGGCGAAGGTGAGGATTGGCAAATAGAAGAACCAAGCCACACTGCTGGCGATAAAACCGGCGACCACGATCCCCACACCAAGCTCTTGTGGAAAATCCTTACGGATGAAAAGCTCGTGACTGG contains:
- a CDS encoding molybdenum cofactor biosynthesis protein MoaE, with the translated sequence MIELTTETIDCQRALRLVESNLAGAVVLFLGVVREMTAGRRTASLDYECYPDMARQKLAELEAEARRRWPIIECALIHRLGHLELTDASVAVAVSTAHRQDAFEAAKWLIDELKQVVPIWKREIWADGGAEWVHPGLPSLPEDAGQS
- a CDS encoding MoaD/ThiS family protein; amino-acid sequence: MIVHVKLFAVARQLAGSDLLPLEVPAAATVADVRAALAQAVPPLASLLGNMFIAVNADYARDDCPVGPDSDIACIPPVSGG
- a CDS encoding anaerobic glycerol-3-phosphate dehydrogenase subunit C; amino-acid sequence: MDEQRARIQDDLRGLLAGDVRADDVFLQLYATDASLYQIRPLAVVMPRSADDVIAAVKYAAAQQIPLHARGAGTGLAGESLGPGLVLDFSKHMRKIIRVEEDSVRVQPGVVLERLNSQLQRDGRLFGPDPATIQTTTMGSVVAIDAAGSHWLRYGSARRHVRSLQVVLADGTLLELGNEPLPAVVDPAFPQKHALIEQLRLLLWRESELIHARQPDSRLNRSGYALAEALQPDSIDVAKLLTGSEGTLALITEMTLATVPRPRYRGVALLFFDRLESASRAVLEILPFQPSACDLMDRRHLSLARENEPRFDRLIPTDAEALLLVEQQGDDAAQVRDNLRRVVDHVRTSKHLAFEARQALDMAEVDLFWRLAQQVTPTLHRMRGSIRAVPFIEDIAVPPESLPTFLIDMQNVLKRHHVTAALFGHAGHGQLHVRPFLDLQEADGVLRMQRLAGDLYELVFSVGGTISGEHGDGLSRTPFVQRQFGPLYDVFKQVKQIFDPHNLLNPGKVIGDDPDLMTKNLRPPITSPALSPPEGETVDPQRPAYELQLHWPGTLLEDTVASCNGCGACRSQAPNLRMCPIFRAAPAEAASPRAKANLMRGLLTGDLAADAATGDDFKEIADLCVHCHQCHSECPAGVDIPRLMLEAKAAHVASHGLNFSEWVLAHVDLVSRIGSALAPLANPLLNSRRARWLGEKLFGVAQGRKLPRFAGRSFMYRARRRKLTRPTRRSGPKVLYFVDTFANYHDPQLGDALVAVLEHNAVAVYVHPEQRASGMPLIAVGAVEAARKIARHNVRLLADAIRQGYHIIATEPSAALCLACEYANLLDDEDALLVAQNSSEACAYLWRMHRSGKLALDFSPLSMTLGYHLPCHEKALQVGNPGENLLRLIPGLRVASLDKGCSGMAGVYGLQRANYRTSLRAGLDLMNSLRQGGLQAGSTECSACKLQMEQAVDKPTMHPLKIMAYAYGLMPQLSGVLAQRGR